The window AGTATTTTACTTTTATCGGTTATGTTTCTTTCAGCCAGATGTTCAAGCAACCCCGATAATGCCGCCACCGTATTCGCGGATTCAGGGGCAAACAGGCAATTAAGCGCGGGAACCGTTTCCGCCTTAGAATCTTTACAAAGAGCGAACAGGGAGCTTACGGCAATGGTACTTCCTTCCGTAGTAACAATAGATGTAATTGAAATGAGAAAAACAAAAAACACCATAGACGGTTTCCCGTGGTTTTTTTTCGGGCAGCCTCAGGGTGAAAGGCAAAATGACAGCGGTCAAAACGAGTATAAGGCTGAAGGTTTAGGCTCCGGAGTTATTGTAAGAAAAACAGGTAAAACCTACTATGCAATCACAAACCAGCATGTTATAGGAAATGCAACCGAAATTTCGGTAATACTCCATAACGGCGATAAGATAAACGGAAAATTAGTCGGTGCGGATAAAAGAAAAGATGCCGCTCTCGTTTCATTCGAATACGAAAAAGAACTGCCGGTCGCAAAACTCGGAGATTCAAATACCGTTCAGGTAGGAGACCTCAGCTATGCCATAGGAGCTCCTCTGGGCTATGTTTCCACCGTAACAAGCGGAATCATAAGCGCAGTAGGAAGGTCAGGCGGCCCTAACCAAAGCAATATTAACGATTTTATTCAAACGGATGCGGCAATCAATCAAGGAAACTCAGGCGGTCCCTTAGTTAATATTTACGGAGAAGTTATAGGCATAAACACTTGGATTGTTTCTTCAAGCGGAGGCTCTCAGGGACTTGCATTTTCTATCCCTATTAACAATTTAAAAAAAGCTATCGATGATTTTATTTCTTCAGGCGCCGTAAAATACGGCTGGCTAGGCGTACAGCTTTCCGAAATAAACGAAGACTTTAAAAAACAGCTCGGATTAAAGAATTTTGACGGAGCATTTACGGCTCAAGTATTTTTAGGCTCTCCCGCCGACAAAGGCGGAATTATGCCGGGGGATTTTATAAAAGAAATAAACTCCAAAAAAGTAAAAACTACGGAAGAGCTTATAAGAATTATAGGCGATTTACAAGCAGGTGAAACCGCCGAATTTAAACTTATACGCTCCGGGAAAGAAATTTCTTTAAAAATAAAAATAGAAGAAAGAGATGAAAAAACGGTAGCCGATTCGTCAAAATTATGGCCCGGGTTCATGCCCCTGCCGATTGACGAAAAAGCGGTAAAACGCTTGGAATTAAGCAAAAATCAAAGCGGAGTAATAGTTTCATCTATATATCAAAAAAGCCCTGCCGCGGTTCTTTCATTACAGCCGGGAGACATCATAACTAAGGTAAACGGAAAGGAAATTAAAACAATTGAAGAGTTTTATACGGAGCTCGGTAAAAACCGGGGTGATATTTGGTTTGACTTTATTAGAGAAAAACACAACCTTTCAACGGCTAAAATTAAAAAATAAAGAAGTGCTTAAGCATTTCTCATAAGATAATTTACCTCCTTCTTTTGGGCAAATACGATTTTCGTGTTTGCCCTCTTTTTTTAATTTTTATAAAACGGAAATACCGGCTTTTTTAAAAATTTCATATAAATCGCAAATGGGAAGCCCCATTATTCCGCTGTAAGAACCCTCTATCTTTTTAATAAACAAAGAAGCCGCTCCTTGAATTTTATAACCTCCGGCTGCGTCCCGCCATTCATTTGTTTTTAAATAAGATGTAATTTCTTCAGGTTCAAGTTTTTTAAAAAATACCTTGCTTATGTTTACCTTTTTATATTCTTTACCGCAAAGAGAATCGATACAATAAACGGCGGTAATTACGTTATGAAATTTTCCTGAGTATGAGGTAAGCATAGACTCCGCTTCAATAAGACTTTTAGGTTTTCCGAAAACCGTTTTACCGCAGCTGCCGTTATTTTTATAAATAAGGGTATCTGCAGCAATAATAAAAGCGTCCGTACCGTTATTTTTAAGTTTTAAATATACGGTTTCGGCCTTCCCTTTGGCAATCAAAACACATCGCTTTATAGGATTTTCTTCGATTATACTTGATTCGTCAAAATCCGAAACAGATACCGAAAACTCCAAATTAAGCGATTTTAAAATTTCTTTTCTTCTTGGGGAATTTGAGGCGAGAAATAATTTCATAAAAATAAAATTACAGTGAGAATCTTAATCGAATTCCCACTGTAAGAACAGCCGCTTATTTTTTGCTTGAATTTCCGTTCGCAATTATTGAACGTAAAACTTCCACCGCTTTATTACGCACCGGAGTAATGTAATTATAATTATTTGCAATTCTCATAATATTATCAATCATTCCCTGCTTATTTTTTACGGACGGAGCAAGTTTTTCATAAGTATTAAGAACTTCAAGAGCTAAAGAGCTTGTGGGATTTACAATATCGAATTTCCTATTGATAAAGTTAACCATTTCAACAACTTCATCGTTATTGTTAAATCCTAATTCTCCCAGCGATTTAACGGCTTCCATAATAACCGCAGGTTCATTATCGGTATACATAACTTTCATTAAAGTGTCTTTTGCCTGTTCGTTTTTAACCTTACCCAAAAGGCGGCAGGCTCTCATTCTTACATCGGGATAGTTATTGGCAATACGGCCGTTTTCTCTGACAAGAGTCGTTAACCCTACCGTGGCAAGAGAATCGAGGGCTTTTTGAAGCTCCGGAGACATTTTTCCGCCTTCAACGGCTTCTTCAATAACCTGAAGCGCTACCAATTTGGAGTCTCTTCCTTCGGAAGAAATCATTTCTCTTAAAATTACGCCTTCCATAGAATTGAGGTATGCTTCCTCAACGGTCATCATCGAATCGGAATTTTCAGAATCCGAATTTTCTTCCGCAAAAGTAAAAACGGAACTCAATAACAATATCATCAGTACAAAAAATAAAGACTTTCGTCGCATTCATGACCCCCTTAATTAAGTCAATTGTCTATATTTTCAATCATTTTTGCCGTAAAGTCAAGTAGTCAATACATTTTTTTTAACTTTTTAGGCAAAATTTATTATTACGGAACCAACAGCCACTTTCCGTTTATTTTTCCCAAGTTATAAAGTATCAGTTTGCCTTGAATAACCTGCACCTTTGAAGGTGAAAGATATTTAATATCGTCTACCCGCATTTGCTGGCGTGAAGGAACGAAGACATAAGAAAAATAATCGCTCAAGTCTTTTAATACAATTCCCTTCGCAATACCGGGTAAACTCTCCGATGTCCTTTTTAAAACATCGGCTCTTGAATACTCGGTTTTATAAGCGGAAGACAAATATAAGAGCCAGCGCGAATAGTCTTTTTGAGAAGTAACGGTATTGAGTTTTTTTACAACTTCTTCAATTTCCGACTTCGCAAGTTTTTTAT is drawn from Treponema pedis and contains these coding sequences:
- a CDS encoding HEAT repeat domain-containing protein, translated to MRRKSLFFVLMILLLSSVFTFAEENSDSENSDSMMTVEEAYLNSMEGVILREMISSEGRDSKLVALQVIEEAVEGGKMSPELQKALDSLATVGLTTLVRENGRIANNYPDVRMRACRLLGKVKNEQAKDTLMKVMYTDNEPAVIMEAVKSLGELGFNNNDEVVEMVNFINRKFDIVNPTSSLALEVLNTYEKLAPSVKNKQGMIDNIMRIANNYNYITPVRNKAVEVLRSIIANGNSSKK
- a CDS encoding Do family serine endopeptidase; this translates as MFQLKKKIPTATAILSILLLSVMFLSARCSSNPDNAATVFADSGANRQLSAGTVSALESLQRANRELTAMVLPSVVTIDVIEMRKTKNTIDGFPWFFFGQPQGERQNDSGQNEYKAEGLGSGVIVRKTGKTYYAITNQHVIGNATEISVILHNGDKINGKLVGADKRKDAALVSFEYEKELPVAKLGDSNTVQVGDLSYAIGAPLGYVSTVTSGIISAVGRSGGPNQSNINDFIQTDAAINQGNSGGPLVNIYGEVIGINTWIVSSSGGSQGLAFSIPINNLKKAIDDFISSGAVKYGWLGVQLSEINEDFKKQLGLKNFDGAFTAQVFLGSPADKGGIMPGDFIKEINSKKVKTTEELIRIIGDLQAGETAEFKLIRSGKEISLKIKIEERDEKTVADSSKLWPGFMPLPIDEKAVKRLELSKNQSGVIVSSIYQKSPAAVLSLQPGDIITKVNGKEIKTIEEFYTELGKNRGDIWFDFIREKHNLSTAKIKK
- a CDS encoding Maf family protein, which gives rise to MKLFLASNSPRRKEILKSLNLEFSVSVSDFDESSIIEENPIKRCVLIAKGKAETVYLKLKNNGTDAFIIAADTLIYKNNGSCGKTVFGKPKSLIEAESMLTSYSGKFHNVITAVYCIDSLCGKEYKKVNISKVFFKKLEPEEITSYLKTNEWRDAAGGYKIQGAASLFIKKIEGSYSGIMGLPICDLYEIFKKAGISVL